Proteins encoded together in one Venturia canescens isolate UGA chromosome 10, ASM1945775v1, whole genome shotgun sequence window:
- the LOC122416874 gene encoding uncharacterized protein isoform X2, translating to MTALILATGIFLLGVAIGEISGQASIARVSRCSRDDHQKCIALADPLLKDPHLIFPDNMRDIDMVCRTWSNFVDCTKQYIDNCFSKRRQEQFNAAVEVPIASVHQMCSVSTYQAEYLQYASCLKATVIESEHCGNQYAALVDEVSKGEMARTSLCCSHYHFRSCVIYETKKKCDANQSGGAASRFSRQVLDKALSFLQDQCQNYIPNNADCPHAVTDPGSSLTVSPLEETRLNLQDNNKGRTYLRTLSPDNNAIQASNFHGTSANTAHPSQYKSTGRALNSYPTQHTESDIPDSRASPTRVSTDAPTESEDKVILHETNRVPMESNEEPAVVVTQRPSNYGRGMSWTSPATKPSTEIPAWATSTWLTSNQAPVTDESWYPAAGSFGGNHIDEPNQQGLSKNGQASLRSELLYLGVLSILVYLC from the exons ATGACGGCACTAATTTTGGCTACGGGAATATTTCTGCTCG GTGTCGCGATCGGGGAGATCTCAGGACAAGCGAGTATAGCTCGAGTGTCACGTTGCTCGCGAGACGATCATCAGAAATGTATAGCCTTGGCTGACCCTCTCTTGAAAGACCCTCATCTTATATTCCCGGATAATATGAGGGACATTGACATGGTTTGCCG aaCTTGGTCGAATTTCGTCGATTGTACAAAACAGTACATCGATAATTGCTTCTCCAAACGAAGGCAGGAGCAGTTCAATGCAGCCGTTGAAGTTCCAATTGCCTCGGTTCATCAAATGTGCTCGGTTTCCACTTACCAAGCTG AATATTTACAGTACGCCAGCTGCCTCAAAGCTACAGTCATCGAATCCGAGCACTGTGGCAATCAGTATGCTGCTCTCGTGGACGAAGTTTCCAAGGGTGAAATGGCCAGGACGAGTCTCTGCTG CTCTCACTATCATTTCCGATCCTGCGTCATTtacgaaacgaagaaaaagtgcGATGCGAATCAATCGGGAGGCGCTGCTTCAAGGTTTTCGCGTCAAGTGTTGGACAAAGCTTTGAGCTTTTTGCAGGATCAGTGTCAAAATTACAT ACCAAATAACGCAGATTGCCCTCACGCTGTGACCGATCCCGGATCCTCTTTGACCGTGAGTCCGCTCGAGGAAACTCGTCTCAATCTCCAGGACAACAACAAAGGACGCACTTATTTGAGAACCTTATCGCCCGACAACAACGCGATTCAAGCGAGTAATTTCCATGGAACGAGCGCAAATACAGCTCACCCTTCTCAATACAAGAGCACCGGAAGAGCTCTCAATTCTTATCCca CTCAACACACTGAAAGCGACATTCCTGACAGCAGGGCGTCTCCGACCCGAGTTTCAACGGAT GCGCCCACAGAATCGGAGGACAAAGTCATTTTGCACGAAACGAATCGTGTTCCGATGGAATCCAATGAGGAACCGG CGGTCGTCGTGACGCAGCGTCCATCGAACTACGGCAGAGGCATGTCCTGGACATCACCGGCGACGAAACCGTCCACGGAAATCCCGGCATGGGCAACGAGCACTTGGCTTACATCGAATCAG GCTCCGGTAACCGACGAGTCATGGTATCCTGCGGCCGGAAGTTTCGGTGGTAATCACATAGACGAGCCTAATCAGCAAGGATTATCGAAAAACGGTCAAGCTAGCTTGAGATCGGAGTTGCTCTATCTCGGGGTTTTATCCATCCTCGTTTATTTATGTTAA
- the LOC122416874 gene encoding uncharacterized protein DDB_G0271670-like isoform X1, with protein MTALILATGIFLLGVAIGEISGQASIARVSRCSRDDHQKCIALADPLLKDPHLIFPDNMRDIDMVCRTWSNFVDCTKQYIDNCFSKRRQEQFNAAVEVPIASVHQMCSVSTYQAEYLQYASCLKATVIESEHCGNQYAALVDEVSKGEMARTSLCCSHYHFRSCVIYETKKKCDANQSGGAASRFSRQVLDKALSFLQDQCQNYIPNNADCPHAVTDPGSSLTVSPLEETRLNLQDNNKGRTYLRTLSPDNNAIQASNFHGTSANTAHPSQYKSTGRALNSYPTQHTESDIPDSRASPTRVSTDVNNAKIPTQPPPQTFSSPSPPASHSSSSSQSAPSPPLSSSSSSQSDLSPHSASASGTPSSTSSSVSPKAPTESEDKVILHETNRVPMESNEEPAVVVTQRPSNYGRGMSWTSPATKPSTEIPAWATSTWLTSNQAPVTDESWYPAAGSFGGNHIDEPNQQGLSKNGQASLRSELLYLGVLSILVYLC; from the exons ATGACGGCACTAATTTTGGCTACGGGAATATTTCTGCTCG GTGTCGCGATCGGGGAGATCTCAGGACAAGCGAGTATAGCTCGAGTGTCACGTTGCTCGCGAGACGATCATCAGAAATGTATAGCCTTGGCTGACCCTCTCTTGAAAGACCCTCATCTTATATTCCCGGATAATATGAGGGACATTGACATGGTTTGCCG aaCTTGGTCGAATTTCGTCGATTGTACAAAACAGTACATCGATAATTGCTTCTCCAAACGAAGGCAGGAGCAGTTCAATGCAGCCGTTGAAGTTCCAATTGCCTCGGTTCATCAAATGTGCTCGGTTTCCACTTACCAAGCTG AATATTTACAGTACGCCAGCTGCCTCAAAGCTACAGTCATCGAATCCGAGCACTGTGGCAATCAGTATGCTGCTCTCGTGGACGAAGTTTCCAAGGGTGAAATGGCCAGGACGAGTCTCTGCTG CTCTCACTATCATTTCCGATCCTGCGTCATTtacgaaacgaagaaaaagtgcGATGCGAATCAATCGGGAGGCGCTGCTTCAAGGTTTTCGCGTCAAGTGTTGGACAAAGCTTTGAGCTTTTTGCAGGATCAGTGTCAAAATTACAT ACCAAATAACGCAGATTGCCCTCACGCTGTGACCGATCCCGGATCCTCTTTGACCGTGAGTCCGCTCGAGGAAACTCGTCTCAATCTCCAGGACAACAACAAAGGACGCACTTATTTGAGAACCTTATCGCCCGACAACAACGCGATTCAAGCGAGTAATTTCCATGGAACGAGCGCAAATACAGCTCACCCTTCTCAATACAAGAGCACCGGAAGAGCTCTCAATTCTTATCCca CTCAACACACTGAAAGCGACATTCCTGACAGCAGGGCGTCTCCGACCCGAGTTTCAACGGATGTAAATAATGCCAAAATCCCAACTCAGCCACCGCCGCAGACTTTCtcttctccttctcctcctgcTTCTCATTCTTCATCTTCTTCACAATCtgctccttctcctcctctttcttcttcttcttcttcacaATCCGATCTTTCACCACATTCTGCTTCAGCTTCTGGCACTCCGTCCTCAACTTCTTCCTCTGTTTCTCCAAAGGCGCCCACAGAATCGGAGGACAAAGTCATTTTGCACGAAACGAATCGTGTTCCGATGGAATCCAATGAGGAACCGG CGGTCGTCGTGACGCAGCGTCCATCGAACTACGGCAGAGGCATGTCCTGGACATCACCGGCGACGAAACCGTCCACGGAAATCCCGGCATGGGCAACGAGCACTTGGCTTACATCGAATCAG GCTCCGGTAACCGACGAGTCATGGTATCCTGCGGCCGGAAGTTTCGGTGGTAATCACATAGACGAGCCTAATCAGCAAGGATTATCGAAAAACGGTCAAGCTAGCTTGAGATCGGAGTTGCTCTATCTCGGGGTTTTATCCATCCTCGTTTATTTATGTTAA
- the LOC122416873 gene encoding neural Wiskott-Aldrich syndrome protein-like, which produces MKSTGTKENRGSVLLNRDENDIIFKLIGNRCQCLAAGVIQLYLTQSPSHKEWIKRNAGVITLIRDNPRRSFFLRLYCLQRNAMLWEHEVYNSMEYNAPMPYFHTFEGEDSMVAFNFADETEAIILRNALLAKLNTNRQRRQERSSRMETESQNRVVTLPRKSPSSSSTFGFTSATNINMLNGSPSGIGVNRSVSSSSMYKTKKKDSKKDGKRKLTTADIGLPSDFRHLSGMRWNPDIKGIDISESQLAEFFNKVGVSEQELRNKKTRKFIYKFIEEHGGISAIQNDIIPTTNSQSSHQPPPLPPGLDTPPPIPARTIPHLSASPGSNSMQPRSARPLPPLRTTVPPAPPSAPPVHRSLPSRPPPPLNSPAPQLPPPPPPPPPPARGSSSTSTSTNTNTNTSPSTNVPPPPPPPLPDFSNNDNLTSTDSPFNNNGDTNDMRPKLMESIRSGTTLRKVSQSEVKPSPVPDSRNDLLDQIRRGIELKPVTTKTKSTSLTEPQGLAGALSRALAERSRALGNDSQDSSSGTSEDDDDWDD; this is translated from the exons ATGAAGTCCACAGGAACTAAAGAAAATCGAGGTTCCGTCCTCCTGAATCGTGATGAAAATGACATCATTTTTAAACTTATTGGTAACCGTTGTCAG TGTCTTGCGGCAGGAGTGATACAGTTATACTTGACGCAATCACCGTCGCATAAAGAGTGGATAAAGAGAAACGCAGGTGTAATAACTCTGATAAGAGATAATCCTAGGAGAAGTTTTTTCCTTCGATTGTATTGTTTGCAAAGGAACGCCATGCTTTGGGAACATGAAGTTTACAATTCCATGGAATACAATGCTCCTATGCCATATTTCCATACTTTTGAAGGTGAAGACAGTATGGTTGCATTTAATTTTGCTGATGAAACAGAAGCAATCATTTTGAG GAATGCACTTTTGGCAAAGCTCAATACCAATCGTCAAAGACGTCAAGAACGAAGTTCAAGAATGGAGACAGAATCACAAAATCGTGTGGTTACTTTGCCTCGCAAGAGTCCAAGTAGCTCCTCGACTTTTGGCTTCACATCTGCCACGAATATCAATATGCTGAATGGTTCTCCTTCCGGTATTGGCGTTAATCGTAGTGTATCGAGCAGCTCAATGtacaaaacaaagaaaaaagattcaaaaaAGGATGGCAAGAGGAAATTGACAACCGCTGACATTGGTCTACCTTCGGACTtcag ACACCTCTCCGGTATGAGATGGAATCCGGATATCAAAGGGATCGACATTTCTGAGTCACAGCTGGCGGAATTCTTCAACAAAGTTGGTGTCTCGGAACAAGAACTGAGAAacaagaaaacgagaaaattcaTCTATAAATTCATCGAGGAACACGGAGGAATATCTGCGATTCAAAATGATATTATACCGACGACGAATTCACAGAGTTCTCATCAACCACCGCCTTTACCACCGGGACTCGATACTCCGCCGCCCATCCCGGCGAGAACGATACCGCACCTTTCGGCCAGTCCTGGATCTAATAGC ATGCAGCCAAGAAGTGCACGACCATTGCCGCCTTTACGAACGACCGTTCCACCGGCTCCGCCGAGTGCACCTCCCGTTCATAGGTCACTTCCCTCGCGACCCCCGCCGCCCTTGAATTCACCAGCGCCACAGTtgcctcctcctccccctccACCTCCGCCTCCAGCGAGAGGAAGTTCGAGTACGAGTACGAGTACGAATACCAATACGAATACGAGTCCGAGTACGAATGTCCCTCCTCCGCCTCCGCCCCCGCTTCCGGACTTCAGTAATAACGACAATTTAACGAGTACCGATTCACCCTTCAACAACAACGGCGATACTAATGACATGAGACCGAAGCTTATGGAATCGATCAGAAGTGGAACAACGCTCagg AAAGTTAGCCAGTCCGAAGTGAAACCAAGTCCAGTGCCGGACTCGAGAAACGATTTGCTCGATCAGATACGTcgtggaatcgaattgaagcCAGTAACGACAAAAACGAAGTCGACTTCTTTGACGGAGCCTCAAGGCTTGGCGGGAGCACTTTCGAGAGCTCTTGCGGAAAGATCGCGGGCTCTCGGGAACGACAGTCAAGATTCGTCGAGCGGTACGAGTGAGGACGACGATGATTGGGATGACTGA
- the LOC122417007 gene encoding motile sperm domain-containing protein 2-like — translation MKLNMDVQQQIVELREKFFKKLEDENISDERFHPLDISRIKSQDDWLKRYLEHNEYNIQESLNMLWMSTEWRKKVGANDITEDNVKREYLEDGVFFGYGKDKDGKTLFIIKSKLHTKGGRDFGELQRCIIYWFERLQREGNGDQISLFFDMVDAGLSNMDMELTKYLIGLFKDYYPNFLNYIIILEMPWVLNAAFKIIKSWLPAKAIPKIKFVNKANLKEFVDPADALKCWGGTNDYVFSFVPETRSGGPVTNGQVENKKVHFEGSPLTEDAPGSFGDQNNEDNLLSITPDVISMMKVGTEIVGTIALKNLTTDKHLSYKIKTTAPEKFRVRRSTGTLSPGQSTNVTVTLQTGYNLRTLLQNKFLVMCVPMKDPQMTTEELAEFWKTGSQNAELHRIWCRDGMTEPTSILSSNVTGSERSLDTLFTKMSKLEENQSKLHKDLVTMKNLLLLSILLTIFAAVSIVYILGTDVRELAEEQSCHIHRG, via the exons ATGAAACTAAACATGGATGTTCAACAACAGATTGTCGAATTGAGAGAGAAGTTTTTCAAGAAACTTGAAGATGAAAATATCTCCGATGAGC GTTTTCATCCACTGGACATATCCAGAATAAAGAGCCAAGATGACTGGTTGAAGAGGTATTTGGAGCACAATGAGTACAATATTCAAGAATCGTTGAACATGCTTTGGATGAGCAcagagtggagaaaaaaagttggcgCAAACG ATATTACAGAGGACAATGTCAAGAGAGAATATCTCGAGGACGGAGTTTTTTTTGGCTATGGAAAAGATAAGGATGGCAAAactctttttattattaaatccAAGCTCCACACCAAAGGAGGCAGAGACTTTGGGGAACTTCAGAGATGCATTATTTATTGGTTCGAAAGACTGCAGCG AGAGGGAAACGGTGATCAAATATCTCTGTTTTTCGATATGGTGGATGCTGGATTATCGAATATGGATATGGAACtaacaaaatatttaatagGCCTTTTCAAGGATTATTATCCAAACTTCTTGAACTACATTATAATCTTAGAAATGCCCTGGGTTTTAAACGCCGCGTTCAAGATAATTAAATCGTGGTTGCCTGCAAAAGCCATACCAAAAATTAAGTTCGTCAACAAAGCCAACCTCAAAGAGTTCGTCGATCCTGCGGACGCCCTTAAATGTTGGGGTGGTACGAATGATTACGTTTTCTCATTTGTGCCTGAAACAAGATCCGGAGGTCCAGTGACAAATGGTCAAGTGGAGAACAAAAAAGTCCATTTCGAGGGTTCCCCGTTGACGGAAGATGCTCCCGGCTCGTTCGGCGACCAAAACAACGAAGATAATT tATTATCGATAACTCCCGACGTAATATCCATGATGAAAGTAGGAACAGAAATCGTCGGGACAATAGCATTGAAGAACTTAACAACGGACAAGCATTTATCGTACAAA ATAAAAACGACAGCACCCGAAAAATTCCGGGTTCGACGTAGTACGGGGACACTTTCGCCCGGTCAGTCAACCAACGTTACGGTTACTCTTCAAACGGGTTACAATTTGCGTACATTGTTGCAAAACAAGTTTTTGGTCATGTgcgttccaatgaaagatcCTCAGATGACGACCGAAGAGTTGGCCGAATTTTGGAAG ACTGGTAGTCAAAACGCGGAGCTTCATCGTATTTGGTGTCGGGACGGAATGACAGAGCCGACATCGATATTGTCGTCGAATGTGACTGGAAGTGAGAGATCGTTGGATACGTTATTCACGAAAATGAGTAAATTGGAAGAGAATCAATCAAAGCTGCACAAAGATCTcgtgacgatgaaaaatttgttgttgCTGTCGATCCTTCTGACGATTTTCGCGGCGGTATCGATCGTCTATATTTTGGGAACGGATGTGAGGGAACTCGCCGAAGAACAAAGTTGCCACATTCACCGAGGATAG
- the RpL32 gene encoding 60S ribosomal protein L32 — protein MAIRPVYRPKIVKKRTKKFIRHQSDRYDKLKRNWRKPKGIDNRVRRRFKGQFLMPNIGYGSNQKTRHMLPTGFRKVLVHNVKELEVLMMQNRKFCAEIAHAVSSKKRKAIVERAQQLSIRVTNANARLRSEENE, from the exons ATGGCAATTAGACCAGTTTACAGGCCGAAGATCGTCAAGAAGAGGACGAAGAAATTCATCAGACATCAAAGTGATCGTTATGACAAACTCAAG CGCAACTGGCGAAAACCTAAAGGTATTGACAACAGAGTCAGAAGGCGTTTCAAGGGTCAGTTCTTGATGCCAAACATTGGTTATGGAAGTAACCAGAAGACGCGCCACATGTTGCCCACCGGCTTCCGAAAAGTGCTGGTGCACAATGTGAAAGAACTTGAAGTTCTAATGATGCAGAACCGCAAATTCTGTGCAGAGATCGCTCATGCCGTGAGCAGCAAAAAGCGTAAAGCTATCGTCGAACGAGCCCAACAACTGTCTATTCGTGTAACAAACGCGAATGCTCGTCTTCGTTCTGAAGAAAACGAATAA